Proteins encoded in a region of the Balneola sp. genome:
- the recR gene encoding recombination protein RecR, whose translation MQLTSEYLERAIEQLSKLPGTGRKSAQRIAIHLLKQNDEYAFKLANAIVDLKNKVTRCSTCGNVSDSDPCKICDNPKRENGQICVVEEFNDVYIIEKTNEFRGRYHVLGGVISPMDNIGPDQLRIQELLKRVGGEEQITEVILALNPDAEGEATSYYINKLLMPYEVQVTRIAYGIPMGTELEFIDEATLSRAFTSRSSF comes from the coding sequence ATGCAGCTTACATCAGAATATTTAGAACGGGCTATTGAGCAGCTTTCCAAGCTTCCGGGTACAGGACGAAAATCAGCACAGCGAATTGCCATTCACCTGCTGAAGCAAAATGACGAATACGCTTTCAAACTTGCCAACGCAATTGTTGATTTAAAGAATAAGGTTACGCGCTGTTCAACCTGTGGCAATGTAAGTGATTCTGACCCATGCAAGATTTGTGACAACCCAAAAAGGGAAAACGGTCAGATTTGTGTAGTTGAGGAATTCAATGATGTATACATCATTGAAAAAACAAACGAGTTTCGAGGTCGCTATCATGTGCTTGGAGGAGTTATTTCTCCCATGGACAATATTGGTCCAGACCAGCTACGAATACAAGAGCTATTAAAGCGAGTAGGTGGAGAAGAACAAATTACCGAGGTAATATTGGCATTAAACCCTGACGCAGAAGGAGAGGCGACTTCATACTACATTAACAAACTACTCATGCCCTATGAAGTGCAGGTAACACGAATAGCTTACGGAATACCGATGGGAACGGAACTCGAATTTATCGATGAGGCCACATTAAGTCGCGCATTTACCAGTCGAAGCAGTTTTTAA
- a CDS encoding YbaB/EbfC family nucleoid-associated protein has product MADFNMADMFGKIQEMQAKVQETQAKLGEVVVEAEAGGGMVKVKANGLRQVLSIQLDQDVIDPSDKEILEDLVVAGVNKALEKADEAAKSQMQEAYKGMIPGGGLPGMDLSKFGL; this is encoded by the coding sequence ATGGCAGATTTTAACATGGCCGATATGTTCGGCAAAATTCAAGAAATGCAGGCTAAAGTACAGGAAACACAGGCAAAGCTCGGTGAAGTAGTTGTGGAAGCAGAAGCTGGTGGTGGAATGGTTAAAGTAAAGGCAAATGGTTTACGGCAAGTGCTCTCCATTCAACTCGATCAGGATGTGATTGATCCAAGTGATAAAGAAATCCTGGAAGATTTGGTTGTAGCAGGAGTAAACAAAGCTCTTGAAAAAGCGGATGAAGCTGCAAAATCTCAAATGCAGGAGGCTTATAAAGGTATGATCCCTGGTGGCGGTTTACCGGGCATGGATCTCTCTAAATTTGGTCTCTAG
- the dnaX gene encoding DNA polymerase III subunit gamma/tau, whose amino-acid sequence MSEHYRALTRKYRPNSFEDIVSQDHVSSTLLNAIKQKRLSHAYMFCGPRGVGKTTMARVLARVINEIDTSVDGEALNQTLNIIEMDAASNNKVEDVHHLRESVRIPPQNGRYKVFIVDEVHMLSKAAFNALLKTLEEPPEHAIFIFATTEPHKVLPTILSRVQRFDFKRISVEEIVARLRKISLDEQIAIDEESLHVIAKKADGALRDALGLMDQAIAFCGDTITHNELLLALNVVGTDRLFQFMDCVKEHDANAGLDLINTLLQEGYDIQEFLIGLTEHLRNLYIAHHSPQLYLVEASDETRKKYQATAPGFSRDDLMRMMHIVSEAQIKLKDASQPRVQFEITLLKLIHMERSESLKQLLSDLEEVKKKFKSGASSSSSSIKQEAHQQIIESQKPVQEALNGIHKEEEAPENPIVQEKPVSYSPKPDEQEPVPVLDEYDLGQPALVTEVTQKAKVLHFKNGNGAIEKKEQSPVPAQETVVKLTLEKVHEIWSDFLSSLENNVPKTLELQVQRVTLSSLSGNELTIECENAFAAKMMNEQAHDLCVKLKEHVGTMLRFKTVVKKGEVQKTSSLSNYDRFKEIQQKDPIVRELVTRLGAELEF is encoded by the coding sequence ATGTCTGAACACTACCGCGCTCTTACCAGAAAATATCGACCAAATAGTTTTGAGGATATTGTATCTCAGGATCATGTAAGTAGTACTCTACTTAATGCTATAAAACAAAAGCGCCTTTCTCATGCCTACATGTTTTGCGGTCCACGAGGAGTTGGTAAAACTACTATGGCCAGAGTATTGGCAAGGGTAATTAATGAGATTGATACCAGTGTTGATGGAGAAGCTTTAAACCAGACACTCAATATCATAGAGATGGATGCCGCTTCCAACAATAAAGTGGAAGATGTTCATCATCTTAGAGAAAGTGTTCGCATCCCGCCGCAAAATGGTCGTTATAAAGTGTTTATTGTGGATGAGGTTCATATGCTTTCAAAGGCTGCGTTTAATGCGCTGCTTAAAACATTGGAAGAGCCTCCTGAGCACGCCATTTTTATATTTGCAACAACAGAGCCCCACAAGGTACTCCCCACTATTCTTTCCAGGGTTCAGCGGTTTGATTTCAAAAGAATTTCAGTAGAGGAGATAGTAGCTCGTCTCCGAAAAATATCATTGGATGAGCAAATTGCTATTGATGAGGAATCACTCCATGTAATAGCTAAGAAAGCGGATGGAGCACTGAGAGACGCATTGGGATTGATGGATCAGGCAATTGCTTTTTGTGGTGATACCATCACTCATAACGAACTATTACTGGCACTAAATGTGGTTGGCACAGATCGACTATTCCAATTCATGGACTGTGTAAAAGAGCATGACGCAAATGCGGGCCTCGATTTAATCAATACCTTGCTTCAAGAAGGATATGACATCCAGGAATTTTTGATTGGGCTAACCGAGCATCTTCGAAACCTGTACATCGCTCACCATAGTCCTCAACTCTATTTGGTTGAAGCATCTGACGAAACCAGAAAAAAATATCAGGCTACAGCTCCGGGATTTTCAAGAGACGACTTAATGCGAATGATGCATATTGTAAGTGAAGCTCAAATAAAGCTAAAGGATGCAAGCCAGCCCAGAGTACAATTTGAGATAACATTGCTGAAGCTCATTCATATGGAGCGCTCCGAAAGTCTCAAGCAGCTTTTATCAGACCTTGAAGAGGTAAAAAAAAAATTTAAGAGCGGAGCAAGTAGTAGTTCAAGCTCAATAAAACAGGAAGCTCATCAACAAATAATTGAGTCGCAAAAGCCTGTTCAGGAAGCACTAAACGGAATCCATAAAGAAGAGGAAGCTCCGGAAAATCCCATTGTTCAGGAGAAGCCTGTTTCATATTCACCTAAGCCAGATGAGCAGGAACCAGTACCTGTTCTTGATGAATATGATTTAGGGCAGCCAGCCTTAGTAACCGAAGTGACTCAAAAAGCTAAGGTACTTCATTTTAAAAATGGAAATGGAGCGATTGAAAAAAAGGAACAGTCACCAGTACCGGCTCAAGAAACAGTAGTTAAGCTTACACTTGAAAAAGTACATGAAATTTGGAGTGACTTTCTAAGCTCTCTCGAAAACAATGTTCCGAAAACACTGGAGCTACAGGTTCAGAGAGTAACTCTTTCATCATTATCGGGTAATGAGCTCACAATAGAATGCGAAAATGCTTTTGCGGCAAAAATGATGAACGAGCAAGCTCATGACCTTTGTGTGAAATTAAAAGAACATGTAGGAACTATGCTTCGTTTTAAAACGGTAGTTAAGAAAGGAGAAGTTCAAAAAACTTCTTCATTAAGCAATTATGATCGATTTAAAGAAATACAGCAAAAAGACCCTATAGTCAGGGAATTGGTAACTCGACTTGGGGCTGAGCTAGAATTTTAA
- a CDS encoding DNA-binding response regulator, with protein MNLTCFIIDDEPLAIEVIESHISKIDGIDVAATFQNAVKAFQALRDNSVDVLFLDIQMPRLTGLEFLRSLKNPPKVIFTTAYREYALEGFELDVVDYLLKPISFERFLKAVNKVFDSAPPHSAVPFPPVEFHKEKRFVFVPSDKKNVKICLDEMLFIESKRDFILIKTQQKEVNTYQTITYMEERLPGDEFVRVHRSFIVNLKKIESWNQNEIEVSGETIPIGRTYKREALKKLEEHTKVL; from the coding sequence GTGAACTTGACTTGTTTTATCATTGATGATGAGCCACTAGCTATCGAGGTTATCGAGTCTCATATATCTAAGATTGACGGGATTGATGTTGCAGCAACTTTTCAAAATGCGGTTAAAGCCTTTCAGGCACTCAGAGACAATTCAGTAGACGTTCTTTTTCTTGATATACAGATGCCTCGTTTAACCGGGCTCGAGTTTCTGCGATCACTCAAAAACCCTCCTAAAGTAATTTTTACTACCGCTTATCGGGAATATGCACTGGAAGGTTTTGAATTAGATGTAGTTGATTATCTCTTAAAACCAATCTCATTTGAGCGCTTTTTGAAAGCAGTAAACAAAGTGTTTGATTCTGCACCTCCCCATTCAGCTGTTCCTTTTCCTCCGGTCGAATTTCATAAGGAAAAGCGATTCGTTTTTGTGCCTTCCGATAAGAAGAACGTTAAAATTTGTCTGGATGAGATGCTTTTTATAGAGAGTAAAAGAGATTTTATTCTCATTAAAACCCAGCAAAAGGAAGTTAATACTTACCAAACCATTACTTACATGGAGGAGCGCTTACCAGGCGATGAGTTTGTTCGGGTTCACAGATCGTTTATTGTAAACCTAAAAAAAATCGAGAGCTGGAACCAAAATGAAATTGAGGTTTCAGGAGAGACTATCCCCATTGGCAGAACTTATAAACGAGAAGCGCTGAAAAAGCTGGAAGAGCATACGAAAGTTCTGTAG
- a CDS encoding sensor histidine kinase — MEGFLKKYQSTGTRVMWHILFWISIIATYTVIYGNFEESYDVEFFWAMAYLPLKMMATYFTLYFIIPRYFLQKKYVTATILSTLAILVAAFIQRFLDYYVFYPIYNYEWLSGGAWNVAKSLKTTLSIYPVVALAAFIKITKYFYSEESKSQELQQQKLQAELNFLKGQIHPHFLFNTLNNLYALTLKKSESSPEVVLKLSELLSFMLYECNSRTVSLSKEIKLIENYIALEKIRYDDRLTVTYDTEGDVSQSEIPPMLLLPFVENAFKHGTSDSLEEVWVEIKVAIRNQGLSLSVRNSNGHDDQKEEFEYQKGIGLTNVKRRLELLYNGHFNLEIEDDSDTYSVHLEIELDELLNTQ, encoded by the coding sequence ATGGAAGGTTTTTTAAAAAAATATCAGTCTACTGGCACAAGGGTAATGTGGCACATACTCTTTTGGATTTCCATAATCGCAACATACACGGTTATTTATGGAAATTTTGAAGAGAGCTACGACGTAGAATTCTTCTGGGCAATGGCCTATCTGCCCTTGAAGATGATGGCAACGTATTTCACACTTTATTTCATTATTCCAAGGTATTTTCTGCAAAAGAAATATGTTACTGCCACGATATTATCTACCCTCGCGATACTGGTAGCAGCGTTCATCCAGCGCTTTTTAGATTATTATGTGTTCTATCCCATTTATAATTATGAGTGGTTGTCGGGTGGGGCCTGGAATGTGGCGAAAAGCTTAAAAACCACCCTGTCTATTTATCCGGTTGTAGCACTGGCTGCATTCATAAAAATTACTAAGTACTTTTATAGTGAGGAGAGTAAATCGCAAGAGCTTCAGCAGCAAAAACTTCAGGCAGAGCTCAACTTTCTGAAAGGACAAATCCACCCTCATTTTTTGTTTAATACGCTCAATAACCTGTATGCACTCACTTTAAAGAAATCTGAGTCTTCTCCGGAAGTGGTGTTAAAGCTCTCTGAATTATTGAGCTTCATGCTGTATGAATGTAATTCAAGAACGGTTTCGCTTAGCAAGGAAATTAAGCTGATTGAGAATTATATTGCTCTAGAGAAGATCAGGTATGACGATCGATTGACTGTTACTTATGATACCGAAGGGGATGTTTCTCAAAGCGAAATTCCACCGATGCTCCTTCTGCCATTTGTTGAGAATGCCTTTAAACACGGCACTAGTGACTCCCTCGAAGAGGTATGGGTAGAAATAAAAGTAGCGATCCGAAACCAAGGCCTATCCCTTTCCGTGAGAAACAGCAATGGTCACGATGATCAGAAAGAGGAATTTGAATACCAAAAAGGAATTGGGTTGACCAATGTGAAGCGACGCCTTGAGTTGTTATACAATGGTCACTTTAACCTTGAAATCGAAGACGATAGTGATACTTATTCTGTTCATCTTGAAATAGAATTGGACGAACTACTAAATACCCAATAA
- a CDS encoding carboxypeptidase-like regulatory domain-containing protein — protein sequence MPVPFTKKLLFFFGILIIPLANSYAFQSNFSGKIIDKDTKEPIAGANIYFSGTTIGDASDADGSFLFEAPLQGRFNLIISFIGYKKIVLPILVKDKQNVYEEIEMEADIQQMQEIQVTSKDDRRWRKAYRDFKEFFLGRDEFAYFCEIKNPYSLDFEWNSKENIYTASSSEPLIIENKALGYQITVEIVDVFFNPRTNGGYYVILPRFEEIVSPDSLTMAVWNENRRKTYLGSSRHFFKSLVDGEMDNAGFSIVSGDSLIQPIEDQGLMELYYPNNWQFLTRNYTPFKIDSRTFKVGYDVEFDRKGRAKNRGTLSTVDLRGISDVILVDRYGEIYNPEYIQFFGKWESDRFARHLPLEYGLALKD from the coding sequence ATGCCTGTACCTTTTACCAAAAAGCTACTTTTCTTTTTTGGGATTCTCATAATTCCACTGGCAAACTCCTATGCATTTCAGTCTAATTTCTCCGGCAAGATTATTGATAAAGACACGAAAGAACCGATAGCCGGGGCTAATATTTACTTTTCAGGTACTACTATTGGTGATGCTTCAGATGCTGACGGATCGTTTCTGTTTGAAGCCCCGCTGCAGGGAAGATTTAATCTGATCATTAGTTTTATAGGTTATAAGAAAATTGTACTTCCCATCCTGGTTAAGGACAAACAAAATGTGTATGAAGAGATTGAGATGGAAGCTGATATACAGCAAATGCAGGAAATTCAGGTCACGTCAAAAGATGACCGCAGATGGAGAAAAGCGTATAGAGATTTTAAGGAGTTCTTTTTAGGGCGAGATGAATTCGCCTATTTCTGTGAAATTAAGAATCCCTATTCCCTGGATTTTGAATGGAATTCAAAAGAAAACATATATACCGCCTCTTCAAGTGAACCCCTTATCATAGAGAACAAGGCCTTAGGGTATCAAATAACTGTTGAAATTGTCGATGTGTTCTTCAATCCACGAACAAACGGCGGATATTACGTTATCCTGCCAAGATTTGAAGAGATAGTCAGTCCTGATAGTTTAACAATGGCCGTTTGGAATGAAAATCGCAGGAAAACATACCTTGGCTCTTCAAGACATTTCTTTAAAAGTCTGGTAGATGGAGAAATGGATAATGCCGGATTTTCAATTGTTTCAGGGGATTCCTTAATACAACCCATAGAAGACCAGGGCTTAATGGAGCTTTATTATCCTAACAACTGGCAATTTTTAACCAGGAACTACACTCCCTTCAAAATAGACAGCCGAACATTTAAAGTAGGCTATGATGTAGAATTCGATCGAAAGGGGAGAGCCAAAAACAGGGGAACACTTAGCACGGTTGATCTTCGTGGGATCTCCGATGTGATTCTTGTTGACAGATACGGTGAGATATATAACCCCGAATACATTCAGTTTTTTGGTAAATGGGAATCAGACCGATTTGCCAGACATCTTCCCCTCGAGTATGGTTTGGCCCTTAAGGATTAA
- a CDS encoding twin-arginine translocation pathway signal, with product MIILYVLGAFLLLFFGIGWWTSAPGYSGPKTDHFNGSKFLNGEGYEAQKFGDIIKWATTRTPGEWTEIGEDEAGYGSKPIANVSDSIQVITFINHSTFLVQTDGLNIITDPVYGKRVSPFSFAGPKRMRPPGIKFEDLPEIHAVLLSHNHYDHLDISTLKRIQQVFDPVFITPLGIDLYLNKNGITNTVPLDWWEGTQLSDSVKVDAVEAQHFSSRGMFDRDKTLWAGFVIQSPKGNIYFAGDTGYNTFFKEIGERYAPIKTSIIPIGAYIPRWIMSPVHVDPQEAIQIHQDVNSELSIAMHFGTFPLADDGYDDPIKQLNELVGDIPFIMLKEGERIVRE from the coding sequence ATGATAATTCTTTATGTACTAGGAGCTTTTCTGCTCCTTTTCTTTGGCATTGGCTGGTGGACATCAGCTCCGGGCTATTCAGGTCCAAAAACGGATCACTTTAATGGTTCCAAATTTCTTAATGGAGAGGGCTATGAAGCGCAAAAATTCGGGGATATTATAAAATGGGCCACTACTCGAACTCCTGGAGAATGGACAGAAATAGGCGAGGATGAGGCTGGATATGGAAGTAAGCCAATAGCAAATGTTTCTGATTCAATACAGGTCATTACTTTCATCAATCATTCTACGTTTTTAGTACAGACTGATGGACTAAATATTATTACTGATCCGGTGTATGGTAAACGTGTATCGCCATTTAGTTTTGCAGGCCCTAAGCGAATGCGCCCACCAGGTATAAAGTTTGAAGACTTGCCGGAAATTCACGCGGTATTACTAAGCCACAATCATTACGACCACCTCGATATTTCTACATTAAAAAGAATTCAGCAGGTTTTTGATCCGGTATTTATCACTCCTCTAGGGATTGATTTATACCTTAATAAAAATGGAATCACTAATACAGTTCCTTTAGACTGGTGGGAAGGGACACAACTTTCTGATTCGGTAAAAGTGGACGCGGTTGAAGCTCAACACTTTTCAAGCAGAGGAATGTTTGATCGCGACAAGACACTATGGGCGGGTTTTGTGATTCAATCCCCAAAAGGAAATATCTACTTTGCTGGAGATACAGGATACAATACGTTTTTCAAAGAAATTGGAGAACGATATGCTCCAATAAAAACATCCATCATTCCAATTGGTGCTTACATTCCCCGGTGGATTATGAGCCCGGTTCATGTAGATCCCCAAGAAGCCATTCAAATCCATCAGGATGTGAATTCGGAACTAAGCATAGCTATGCATTTCGGTACCTTTCCTCTTGCCGATGATGGATACGATGATCCGATCAAGCAACTCAATGAGTTAGTGGGAGATATCCCGTTTATAATGCTTAAAGAAGGCGAGCGAATCGTTAGAGAGTAG
- a CDS encoding SIMPL domain-containing protein, with product MRYYITFYLVICFSMIVNAQEAKNSHFIEVIGEAKLEVVPNLIYLTATIDGRSFKQEDILKKENELLKVLQNSGLDLEEDLYVSDVQSELVKYWFKSDKFVPTKNYQITAHSYKQAIEVIFELSELEIYISIEKFDHSEIEEYKKNLEIKAIQDAKEKAEYLTESIGQSIGKAIYIIDNNSNFGFVMSDYDSFGLNSHRENIRGSRERYPELSFKKISLNSRILARFELD from the coding sequence ATGAGATACTATATTACATTCTATCTAGTCATCTGTTTTTCCATGATCGTTAATGCCCAGGAAGCCAAAAATAGCCACTTTATAGAAGTAATTGGTGAAGCCAAACTCGAAGTGGTACCAAATCTTATTTATCTAACGGCTACAATAGACGGAAGATCTTTTAAACAGGAAGATATTTTAAAAAAGGAAAATGAATTACTTAAGGTTCTTCAAAATTCGGGGTTGGATCTTGAAGAAGATCTGTATGTCTCTGATGTACAAAGTGAGCTTGTAAAATATTGGTTCAAATCAGATAAGTTCGTTCCAACTAAAAACTATCAGATAACCGCCCATAGTTACAAACAAGCAATTGAGGTGATATTTGAACTAAGTGAACTAGAAATTTACATCTCGATAGAAAAGTTTGACCATTCAGAAATAGAAGAGTACAAGAAGAACTTAGAGATAAAAGCGATTCAAGATGCTAAAGAGAAAGCTGAGTATTTAACGGAGTCTATAGGTCAAAGTATAGGAAAGGCCATTTATATAATTGATAATAACTCGAATTTTGGCTTTGTAATGAGTGATTATGATTCCTTTGGACTCAATTCTCATAGAGAAAACATTCGGGGTTCTAGAGAAAGATACCCGGAGTTATCTTTTAAAAAGATCAGTCTTAATTCGAGAATTTTAGCAAGGTTTGAACTGGATTAG
- a CDS encoding aminopeptidase P family protein, which translates to MHHLHRKKLFSLFDDNQNGVVFIQGAENMYRYKTDYEFPFRQESNFWYLTGANEADCALILDLKKEEYHLFVPKRDAQYAVWHGYVKSREQYQEEYKPDHLHYQNEVLSVLRNLAPDVIYCLSDEQAEFIEDLDRSLVVETDTLVDALTYCRVLKTDWEVDQMKEACRVNDEAYKAVMKAIKPGMYEYEMKAVFNKVQLENGLLQDAYNGIFASGVNASILHYVENTSQIKDGDLFLMDAGFECNGYAADYTRTFPANGKFTEIQAGIYQAVLDAQNKVIEAVKPGAKMEDLHMLASRTMMEGLIKLDIIRGSIDEIMEEDIFALFFPHGLGHFLGLDTHDVGGYPKGVDRIDRPGIQFLRARRELMPGMVITIEPGIYFVPAVLEPAIEDEEKAKYLNVEKVKELLSFGGVRIEDDILVTEDGYENLTNVPKEIAEIEALMER; encoded by the coding sequence ATGCATCATTTACACCGTAAAAAACTCTTCTCCTTATTCGATGACAATCAAAACGGAGTGGTTTTTATCCAGGGTGCGGAAAATATGTACCGCTATAAAACCGACTATGAATTTCCCTTTCGTCAGGAGTCTAATTTCTGGTATCTAACTGGTGCAAACGAAGCAGATTGCGCATTAATCCTGGATTTGAAAAAAGAAGAGTATCATCTTTTTGTTCCTAAAAGAGATGCCCAGTATGCGGTATGGCATGGTTATGTGAAATCCAGGGAACAATACCAAGAGGAGTATAAACCTGATCATCTGCACTATCAAAATGAAGTGCTAAGTGTGTTAAGAAATCTGGCTCCGGATGTAATCTACTGTTTGAGCGACGAACAGGCAGAGTTCATCGAAGACCTGGATCGAAGCCTGGTTGTAGAAACAGATACCCTTGTTGATGCGCTCACCTATTGCCGCGTGTTGAAAACAGACTGGGAAGTAGACCAGATGAAAGAAGCGTGCCGCGTAAATGATGAAGCATATAAAGCGGTAATGAAAGCCATCAAGCCCGGGATGTACGAATACGAAATGAAAGCAGTATTCAATAAAGTACAACTCGAAAATGGCTTACTCCAGGATGCCTACAATGGAATCTTTGCTTCAGGAGTAAATGCATCCATCCTCCACTATGTGGAGAACACCAGTCAGATTAAAGATGGCGATCTTTTCCTGATGGATGCCGGATTTGAGTGTAATGGATATGCAGCAGATTACACCCGTACCTTCCCCGCAAATGGAAAATTCACCGAAATTCAGGCAGGAATTTACCAGGCAGTATTAGACGCGCAAAACAAAGTGATTGAAGCTGTAAAGCCCGGCGCCAAAATGGAAGATTTGCACATGCTGGCTTCGCGAACTATGATGGAGGGCTTGATAAAACTGGATATTATTCGTGGCAGTATTGATGAGATTATGGAAGAGGATATCTTTGCTCTGTTCTTCCCACATGGTTTAGGTCATTTTCTAGGCTTAGATACTCATGATGTGGGTGGTTACCCAAAAGGTGTGGATCGCATAGACCGCCCGGGGATTCAGTTCCTTCGTGCACGACGTGAACTCATGCCCGGAATGGTTATCACTATTGAGCCCGGAATCTATTTTGTACCAGCTGTACTGGAACCCGCTATCGAAGATGAAGAAAAGGCCAAATACCTGAATGTAGAAAAAGTAAAAGAGCTACTCAGCTTTGGAGGTGTTCGTATTGAAGATGATATCCTGGTTACGGAAGATGGATATGAGAACCTAACCAATGTGCCCAAGGAGATCGCTGAAATAGAAGCATTGATGGAGCGTTAG
- a CDS encoding thiamine diphosphokinase, translated as MHALIIAGGVPPTKKLIEKEIEKADLTIGADSGGHTFLGYGFTPDIVIGDMDSFVYTRHKGVNILEDPDQESNDLEKALSYALTKGAKTCVILGALGKRIDHVMKNFSVLQQFQPRFDSILFRDDYGDTFLVTSPYKIGLPVGSIISFFPVRNPVEAFTSSGVLYPLTNSILEMGGQDGTSNEITSADAELRFKEGYLGVFVGNGSKMK; from the coding sequence ATGCATGCACTAATCATCGCGGGTGGAGTGCCGCCTACCAAAAAACTGATAGAAAAGGAAATCGAAAAAGCTGACCTCACCATTGGTGCAGATAGTGGCGGGCATACCTTTTTGGGCTACGGCTTTACTCCTGATATCGTAATTGGTGATATGGACAGCTTTGTATACACCCGGCACAAAGGCGTAAATATTCTCGAAGATCCCGACCAGGAATCCAACGACCTGGAAAAAGCTTTGAGCTATGCCTTAACAAAGGGAGCCAAAACCTGTGTTATTCTGGGAGCCCTCGGAAAGCGCATCGATCACGTTATGAAAAACTTCTCGGTGCTACAGCAATTCCAACCTAGATTTGACTCCATCTTATTCCGGGATGATTATGGAGACACTTTTTTGGTGACCTCTCCATACAAGATCGGCTTACCTGTTGGGAGTATCATCTCCTTTTTCCCGGTTCGAAATCCTGTAGAAGCATTCACTTCATCGGGAGTGCTGTATCCTCTAACCAATAGTATTCTGGAGATGGGCGGTCAGGACGGAACGTCCAATGAGATAACAAGCGCAGATGCAGAGCTTAGGTTCAAAGAGGGATATTTGGGAGTATTTGTAGGCAATGGCTCCAAGATGAAGTAG